One window of Desulfobaculum bizertense DSM 18034 genomic DNA carries:
- a CDS encoding MATE family efflux transporter, whose protein sequence is MPTEKASYRAIWNLSWPQILMMFFHFWVGFIDVYVAGKLNREVQASLGLITNCLFFLLIIAQSVANGAVAAVSQSMGAELKRRAQRYIGLCMELALLGGVAIMGVGLLFRDELLLLLQVPPEIQSITSEFLGVYALLLPSYYLLLITNAVFRARKEVMLPLFAMILITVVNTAADFGLGLGMWGLPRMGYRGLAWATFWSVMAGSALNLFQIWRKGLLTSETFPPMRWIRSALPYLYKVAWPAGLMQVLWQTGYLVLFAIVARLPVENISALAGMTVGLRVEAVLFLPGVAFNMTASVLVGNALGAGNPDLARRYGFQVWGVGVVGMSLVTMIVWQYIPELCRFMTPDLAVQPQMADYLFYNLIAIPFTLTSIIIGGALNGAGATWYPMWIFGFTVWCFRLPMAWYLGHEIMQSSTGVWISQLSSQVVQAALLLGVFAYGNWQRFGLMSKRKKNGKSA, encoded by the coding sequence ATGCCGACAGAGAAAGCGTCCTACAGGGCGATATGGAATTTATCGTGGCCGCAGATACTGATGATGTTCTTCCACTTCTGGGTGGGGTTCATTGATGTGTACGTTGCGGGGAAGCTGAACCGCGAGGTGCAGGCGTCGCTGGGGCTTATCACGAACTGTCTTTTTTTCTTGCTGATTATAGCGCAGAGCGTTGCGAATGGTGCTGTTGCGGCGGTAAGTCAGTCAATGGGGGCGGAGCTGAAGCGCCGAGCGCAGCGCTACATTGGGCTGTGTATGGAGCTGGCGCTTCTGGGTGGCGTTGCCATCATGGGTGTTGGGCTGCTGTTCCGGGATGAGCTGCTGCTTCTGCTACAGGTACCGCCAGAGATTCAGTCAATTACGAGCGAATTTTTGGGTGTCTACGCACTGCTTCTGCCGAGTTATTATTTGCTGCTTATAACGAATGCGGTGTTCCGGGCGCGCAAGGAAGTGATGCTTCCGCTTTTTGCCATGATTTTGATAACCGTGGTGAACACTGCGGCGGATTTTGGCCTTGGCCTGGGGATGTGGGGTTTGCCCAGAATGGGCTACCGTGGGCTTGCCTGGGCGACGTTCTGGTCTGTTATGGCAGGCTCGGCGCTGAACCTGTTTCAGATATGGCGCAAGGGGCTGCTCACGAGCGAGACATTTCCTCCAATGCGCTGGATACGGAGTGCGCTGCCATACCTGTATAAGGTCGCGTGGCCTGCCGGGCTGATGCAGGTCTTGTGGCAAACGGGCTACCTTGTACTCTTTGCCATTGTAGCGCGGCTACCCGTGGAAAACATTTCTGCTCTGGCAGGCATGACTGTTGGGCTTCGGGTCGAGGCGGTTCTTTTTTTGCCGGGCGTGGCGTTTAACATGACGGCGAGTGTGCTGGTGGGCAATGCGCTTGGCGCGGGGAATCCTGATCTGGCGCGCCGCTATGGTTTTCAGGTTTGGGGCGTTGGTGTTGTTGGAATGAGCCTCGTCACGATGATCGTGTGGCAGTATATTCCTGAGCTGTGTCGATTCATGACGCCTGATCTGGCCGTGCAGCCACAAATGGCGGATTATCTTTTTTATAATTTGATTGCCATTCCCTTTACACTGACCAGTATTATCATTGGCGGAGCACTCAACGGTGCTGGCGCGACGTGGTATCCTATGTGGATATTTGGCTTCACTGTCTGGTGTTTTCGGCTGCCAATGGCGTGGTACCTTGGGCACGAGATTATGCAGTCATCCACTGGTGTGTGGATATCACAGCTGAGTTCACAGGTTGTTCAGGCCGCATTGCTGCTGGGCGTTTTTGCCTATGGAAATTGGCAGCGTTTTGGGCTTATGAGCAAAAGAAAGAAAAATGGGAAGAGTGCCTAA
- a CDS encoding DUF2156 domain-containing protein yields MDPVFEPVSLARQEDYRKRFARCPQKASDYSFVNLWGWAEEYGLEWYFGPKLTWIRQTRPETVYWAPIGPWEEVDWDACPLTKDLSSAYIRVPETLMGMWKEHFGERIQIEEAREHWDYLYDVQELCELRGKRFHKKKNLLNQFRKAYDYHYHSMTPDCVEAALDMQSEWMAWRDEESQQTLAAENHAISRVLKSWDALCGVFGGVIEVEGKQAAYTVAECLSDDQLVIHFEKGHTNFKGVYQAINHMFLSEDAPGYDVVNREQDLGDPGLRKAKESYNPVGYLKKFRVKFIS; encoded by the coding sequence ATGGACCCTGTTTTTGAACCGGTGTCGCTTGCGCGGCAGGAAGACTACCGAAAACGCTTTGCACGCTGTCCGCAAAAGGCGTCTGACTACAGCTTTGTGAATCTGTGGGGATGGGCCGAAGAATATGGTCTTGAGTGGTACTTTGGCCCAAAGCTGACGTGGATACGTCAGACTCGTCCCGAAACGGTTTATTGGGCACCGATTGGCCCGTGGGAAGAAGTCGACTGGGATGCGTGCCCACTGACAAAAGATCTGAGTTCCGCGTACATTCGAGTGCCAGAGACCCTGATGGGGATGTGGAAAGAGCACTTTGGGGAACGCATTCAGATTGAAGAGGCGCGCGAGCACTGGGACTATCTTTATGATGTGCAGGAGCTTTGCGAGTTGCGCGGAAAACGTTTCCATAAGAAAAAGAATCTGCTCAACCAGTTTCGGAAGGCGTACGATTATCACTACCACTCCATGACCCCGGACTGCGTTGAGGCCGCTCTTGATATGCAGTCGGAGTGGATGGCATGGCGTGATGAGGAGTCTCAGCAGACCTTGGCTGCAGAGAATCATGCTATTTCACGCGTTCTCAAGAGCTGGGATGCCTTGTGTGGTGTCTTTGGTGGTGTGATCGAAGTGGAGGGCAAGCAGGCCGCGTACACGGTTGCAGAATGCCTTTCTGATGATCAGCTTGTGATTCATTTTGAAAAAGGACACACCAACTTTAAGGGCGTGTATCAGGCCATTAACCATATGTTTCTTTCTGAGGATGCACCGGGCTACGACGTGGTGAACCGGGAGCAGGATCTTGGTGACCCCGGTCTGCGAAAGGCCAAGGAATCATACAATCCTGTTGGGTATCTCAAGAAGTTTCGGGTGAAATTTATTTCGTAA
- a CDS encoding ABC transporter permease → MHLSLRIALSSLRTHKLRTILAMLGVFLGALALTGVQHMSTAMVRKAEVEIEKLGPDLFMARSGRIRWRRSGAKVKNTASNFTIADAKALENGMPSALSAAPFTQATMQVHAGATKIPSVLIGSTPAFEFIRNATPRIGRFFNEQELETRAMVCVLGSKIAGRLFGSPDLALGKTVLYYRARLRVIGVMPARGGDIVGTDQDEQVFVPLSTYMRRMANVDNITGVYIQLAKGSDFEAAKQQATRILRYRHRIKVGQLDDFAVLTARDTISLQTQALDLVSVLGLLSSTVSFAVGGLGILSIMILLVRSRRMEIGIRRAVGARRSDIIFQFLLEAGVLSGVGGFFGVLVALLLVSFVYVVGGFPFVYRPILMVGILLGSVLLGVLAGVYPAWQASRYEVLDILRSEG, encoded by the coding sequence ATGCATTTGAGTTTGCGTATCGCCCTGAGTTCTCTTCGAACCCACAAGCTGCGGACCATACTCGCGATGCTTGGGGTCTTTTTAGGTGCGCTCGCCCTCACCGGAGTGCAGCACATGTCTACAGCGATGGTCCGCAAGGCCGAAGTCGAGATTGAAAAGCTTGGTCCGGATCTTTTTATGGCTCGATCAGGGCGCATTCGCTGGCGGCGCAGTGGGGCAAAAGTCAAGAATACCGCCTCAAATTTTACCATTGCCGATGCCAAAGCGCTTGAGAATGGTATGCCTTCAGCGCTTTCTGCTGCGCCCTTTACGCAGGCAACCATGCAGGTGCATGCCGGTGCAACAAAGATCCCCAGTGTACTTATTGGCAGTACTCCTGCCTTTGAATTTATTCGCAATGCCACACCTCGCATAGGCCGTTTTTTCAATGAGCAGGAGCTTGAAACTCGCGCGATGGTTTGTGTGCTCGGGTCCAAGATTGCGGGACGTCTTTTTGGCTCGCCAGATCTCGCCCTTGGCAAAACTGTTCTCTATTATCGGGCACGGCTTCGCGTCATTGGTGTGATGCCCGCACGTGGTGGCGACATTGTTGGAACCGATCAGGATGAGCAGGTTTTTGTGCCTCTCTCAACCTACATGCGGCGCATGGCCAACGTCGACAACATTACCGGCGTATACATTCAGCTTGCCAAGGGTTCAGACTTTGAAGCCGCGAAGCAGCAGGCAACGCGCATTCTTCGTTACAGGCATCGGATCAAGGTCGGGCAACTTGATGATTTTGCCGTGCTCACTGCTCGTGACACGATTTCTCTTCAGACACAGGCTCTCGACCTCGTGAGTGTTTTGGGGCTGCTCAGCTCCACCGTGTCTTTTGCCGTTGGCGGTCTCGGCATTCTTTCCATTATGATTCTTCTCGTTCGCTCTCGGCGTATGGAAATTGGCATTCGGCGCGCCGTGGGTGCCCGCCGCTCTGACATTATTTTTCAGTTTCTTCTTGAAGCAGGTGTCCTCTCTGGCGTCGGCGGCTTCTTTGGCGTTCTTGTCGCCCTCCTTCTTGTCTCTTTTGTCTACGTTGTCGGCGGATTCCCTTTTGTATATCGCCCCATTCTTATGGTGGGCATTTTGCTTGGTTCTGTCCTTCTCGGTGTGCTCGCTGGCGTCTATCCCGCGTGGCAGGCCTCGCGTTACGAGGTTCTCGATATTTTACGCAGCGAAGGCTAG
- a CDS encoding Hsp20/alpha crystallin family protein has protein sequence MVIDFGSFYDFPHDIDALFQEMMRPNSFSRSRASYPQVNISEDSDALYIDARMPGVKLEDIDLEVTENDLVLKGERKAEEAKYYRQERGSGQFQRVFHLSSRVDHDGVKATLRNGILEIVLPKAEAVKPRKIAISA, from the coding sequence ATGGTTATTGATTTTGGATCATTTTATGACTTTCCGCATGACATAGATGCGCTTTTTCAGGAGATGATGCGCCCGAATTCTTTTAGTCGGAGTCGAGCATCATATCCTCAGGTTAATATAAGTGAAGATTCAGATGCTCTTTACATTGATGCGCGTATGCCAGGCGTGAAACTTGAAGACATAGATCTCGAAGTTACAGAGAATGATCTTGTTTTGAAGGGAGAGCGCAAGGCAGAGGAGGCGAAATACTATCGCCAGGAGCGCGGTTCTGGTCAGTTCCAGAGAGTATTCCATCTTTCGTCTCGGGTTGACCATGATGGTGTAAAGGCAACGCTTCGCAACGGTATTCTTGAGATTGTTTTGCCCAAGGCAGAAGCAGTTAAGCCCCGCAAGATTGCGATTTCGGCATAA
- a CDS encoding Hsp20/alpha crystallin family protein: MSQDVARTEERSFERVIPNADVVVREDGWHIVLDMPGVSKDELVIDLQDRDLRVQGKSSCGDCGERSCLRHEFAPVEYVRSFSLSDEIDRAKITANFENGVLDVHLPEAESAKPRKIEIQTA, translated from the coding sequence ATGTCTCAGGATGTAGCAAGAACTGAAGAGCGCTCTTTTGAGCGTGTGATTCCGAATGCTGACGTCGTCGTGCGGGAAGACGGCTGGCACATAGTGCTGGACATGCCGGGCGTGAGCAAAGACGAGCTGGTGATTGATTTGCAGGACCGCGATTTGCGGGTGCAGGGCAAGAGTAGCTGTGGAGACTGCGGCGAAAGGTCCTGCCTGCGGCATGAGTTTGCACCAGTGGAATATGTCAGAAGTTTTTCGCTGTCTGATGAAATTGATAGGGCGAAGATTACGGCCAACTTCGAAAACGGTGTTCTGGATGTGCATCTGCCAGAGGCAGAGAGTGCCAAGCCGCGCAAGATTGAGATCCAGACTGCCTAG
- a CDS encoding protein-tyrosine phosphatase family protein, which yields MAKPLYPLTWVTSHLAVGGAPMSYPMLDAVKSHGVDAILNLCDEFCDLHWIEADHGFDVYYFPIPDEQSPDLEGLEKALEWLDEAIYLGKRVLIHCRHGIGRTGTVLNAYLLRRGLSHAQAARILRPLRAKPQNFQQWRFVRRYGKKENTLTIREPSIEIQPDVDLGPFFRDYEAVVASVNERLTAHGVELHCGAGHSRCCYRPLSLSLIETVYVHHAINTTLSQPERESAITRATGAFSFLRKLGYHDGQSASIGPELRAAYTAKKILCPLNELGECRIFAHRPLACRVFDLPEGYETDQFISKTHKRVAPISESLFLALSSRFIEGEELRFALPSVISGRFVQTFFHLLPKPTETE from the coding sequence ATGGCAAAACCCCTCTACCCCCTGACATGGGTCACGTCGCATCTCGCCGTTGGTGGTGCTCCCATGTCCTACCCCATGCTTGATGCCGTCAAATCACATGGGGTCGACGCCATTCTCAATCTTTGTGATGAATTTTGTGACCTGCACTGGATCGAAGCAGACCACGGTTTTGACGTGTATTATTTTCCCATCCCGGACGAGCAAAGCCCAGACCTTGAAGGTCTCGAAAAGGCTCTCGAATGGCTCGACGAGGCTATTTATCTGGGCAAACGGGTGCTCATCCACTGTCGCCACGGCATCGGCCGCACAGGCACTGTCCTCAACGCCTATCTTCTGCGCCGTGGTCTCAGCCATGCGCAGGCCGCCCGCATTCTTAGGCCGCTCCGGGCCAAGCCACAGAACTTTCAGCAGTGGCGCTTTGTCCGTCGCTACGGCAAAAAGGAAAACACCCTCACCATTCGCGAACCATCTATTGAAATTCAGCCCGACGTCGACCTCGGCCCCTTCTTTCGGGACTACGAAGCCGTTGTCGCCTCAGTCAACGAGCGGCTCACGGCCCACGGTGTCGAACTCCACTGCGGTGCTGGGCACAGTCGCTGCTGCTATCGCCCACTTTCCCTCTCCCTCATCGAAACCGTCTACGTTCACCACGCCATCAACACCACTCTCAGCCAGCCCGAACGAGAATCTGCCATCACCCGCGCAACAGGTGCCTTTAGCTTTCTTCGCAAGCTCGGCTATCATGACGGGCAAAGTGCCAGCATCGGACCCGAACTTCGCGCAGCCTACACCGCAAAAAAAATTCTTTGCCCACTCAACGAGCTTGGCGAATGTCGCATCTTTGCCCATCGTCCGCTCGCATGTCGCGTTTTCGATCTCCCCGAAGGCTACGAGACAGATCAGTTTATCAGCAAAACGCACAAGCGCGTCGCGCCCATTTCCGAGAGCCTCTTTCTCGCGCTCAGCTCCCGGTTCATCGAAGGCGAGGAACTCCGCTTTGCCCTGCCCTCTGTCATCTCTGGGCGCTTCGTACAGACCTTTTTCCATCTGCTCCCCAAGCCCACAGAAACAGAATAA